In Paludibaculum fermentans, the genomic stretch GCCGCGACAAGCCGGATGCCCGGGGCTACTCGCGGGGCCCTAGCCGGCCGATCGCGCCGTCGCCTTCCACGACTCCGCGGCCTTCTCAGGAGGAGCATTGAGTTGATTCGTAAAGCTGGCGTTATCGAACATCGAGACGATTCTCACAATCCTGCCGTCGATGATTCGCGCAACGGCAACCCCGTGGATCACGACGGAGCGATTGGTGGGCGGGAGACCGCTAAAGACGCCCTTATGCGTGCCACTGGCGGTCCAGGTCAGGCACACGCGTTCGCCCTCGCCGAATGCATCCTCGACCTCGAAACGGATGTCGGGGAAACCCTCGATGAAGGAGTCGACCAATTGCTGGTAGGAGGCAGGCCCTACGGTGGGCTGCTCCACACCAGGCATGTAATGTTCATAGTCCGGCGCGAGAAGCTCGTTGGCAATCGATTTGTTCCGCGCGTTCCAGCACTCATCGATAAATCGGGCGAGGATTTCTGGGTTGGACGCCATGGAGTCAAATCATAGCCAAATTCAGCGGCAATCGCGAGCCTAAATATTGACTTTGCCAGACAACCGCATCAGGCGCGGCCTGGGCACGACCGCAACAGTTCTAGCAGTTCTGCGCGGCCTGCCTTCTCCGCCAGTTTCCTGGGCGTGTGTCCAAAGGCATTCGCTGTACCGGCATGCACGCCGGCACCGGAGTCCAACAGCAAGCGAATGGTTTCCAGATCCGCATTGTTCGCGACGGCGAGATGAAGCACGGTGGAGCCATTGCGGTTCTTCGCTGTAATGCTCGCTCCGTGCTGCAGAAGCAGCGAGACCACAGGCAGCCCCGAGGGCGCGGCGGCGTACATCAGGGGCGTGAGTCTATCCCGACCAGCCACGCCATCCACGGGTGCACCCGACTCAAGCAACCGCCGGCACAAGTCCAGGTGGCCCCCCTTGGCTGCGCCGGCCAGTGCGCTCGCCAGTGAATCGGAACCGGGTTTTTCGTCCAGTAGCCTCATCACCGCTGCCTCATCGCCCAGCAAGGCCGCTCCGTCAATTCGCGTGAGCAGGCGCGAGCGAAATACCTCGTCGATGCCGGCATCGCCCGTCGGATAGTTGAGCGCCTCCCACGGGGATCCGGCGTCCAACAAAGCCCGAACCACGTGGACAAAGTCGCCTTCGGGATGACGCTTTTCCACCAGGCAATCGTGCAGCGCAAAGCCAAGCGGTGTGGCATGGTAGCCGGGATCCTCAATGTCAACAGGATGCCCGCGTTCCAGCAGGAGGTCGACCAGCTCCGCACTGCCCGCCCAGGCCGCATTGTGTAGTGGAGTGTAGCCGTGGCTCCGCTCCGGATGTGTCAACGGGAATCCGACATCCAACATCAGCCGGACTGCCTCGATATTCAAGTTGGTCTCCCAGCAGTAGCGGGCCACCAACTCGTGCTCCTCCGGCGCCAGAGAAGCCACCAGGCCGGGATGAGCCGCGGCGAGCGCTTCCGCTTCACCGCGGCGGCCGAGCAGGCAGGACACGATCAGGCGAATTGACGTGCCACTGTGCTCGTACAGATATTCAAAGAGGGCCTGGTGCCCCTGTTTCCAAGCTATCTGGTGGGGATAGGAATTGAAGCCAAGCGTCCATTGGTAGATGGTCCCGCCCCGGCCATGGCCCAGCGGAGGGAAGTGCGGCAGGCGGCCAATGCGGTGCGCCACACAGTCTGGGTCTGAACGGATCAGCGACTCGGCCAGGTTCCGGTCCCCCAACGCAGCAGCCAGGAAAATATCGGGCGTCGCACCCTGCGTCAGCAGGAATCGCGACACCTCCGGCGCATCGCCGATCAGCCACTGGGCCGGAGTCGACGAGTGATCCTGGTCTCGCGCATCGATGCGCGCTCCGTGCGTCAACAGCAGTTGGGCTGTCTCCACATCGCGCGCGAAGTGGAGCGGTGTGCAGTTGTCCATGCCTTTTGCGTCGACCAGGGACGCATCCGCGTCCAACATCCGAGCCAGCGGATCCACCAGCCCGAGGCCGGCCGCCACATGGACGGTCAGTTGCGCGCCCTGATCCACCAGGAACCGGCCGACAGCCGGATCGATTTGCACCGTGCCCATTCCGCCTGCCCACCACTTGGAAACCGCATCCAACTCCGCCCCCAGGCGCAGCAACCTGTGGGCCGTGTTGAGGCTACGCGCCGCCATGAGAACAGGCCGGCAGTGCGGGGCATTCAAGAGCTCGGGATGCTCCTGAACAAGCGCCTCGAAACCAGGACAATCGTCGGCTGCCAGGGCACGATCCAGTTGATGGCGGGGTGATTCAGGCATGGTGGCAGATCGCAGGCAGTTTTCCCAGAAAGCGCTTCTGCGAGAGTAACACCGCCGGCGGGATCCGGGAAGGACTCTCCAACCGGATCCGGAATTCGCAGTTTTGGCACAAGCGGCGCAGAACCGGCCTCACCGGGCGGACCGGTCACCGGCAAGACTTATTTGCCACCCACCGGCGATCGGAGGAATCTGATAGCAGGTGATCGCGCTCTGGACATTGGATGCGGTGCGACTCAAGCCTTTCCCGACCCGATTGGAGTTCGAAATGAGCCAGTTCCCGAAGACTTTTCGTATTGGTGGAGACATGGAGGTCAACCGTCTTGGATTTGGCGCGATGCGCATCGTCGGCCCCGGAGTCTGGGGTCCGCCCGCCGATCCAGCCGAAGCGAAGCGCGTACTGAAGCGCGCGGTTGAGCTCGGTGTGAACTTCATTGACACGGCCGACAGCTACGGCCCGGCGGTGAGCGAACCCTTGATTGGAGAGGCCTTGGCGCCCTATCCCAAAGGTCTCGTCATCGCAACCAAGGCGGGCCTGACGCGCCAGGGCCCCGATCAGTGGCGGCCTGTCGCCCGGCCCGAGTACCTGCAGCAGCAGGTCGAGATGAGCCTGCGATTCCTGCGCACCGACGTGATCGATCTCTGGCAACTGCACCGCATCGACCCGAAGGTACCCGTGGAAGAGTCGCTGGCCGTGATCGTCAAACTGCAGAAGCAGGGCAAGATCCGGCATATCGGCCTGAGCGAAGTGAAGGTGCCTGAGATTGAGCAGGCCCGTCAGGTAGCGAAGATCGTTAGCGTCCAGAACATCTACAACCTGGGAGACCGGCGGCATGAGGACGTCGTGCAATACTGCCAGGCCCATGAGATCGCCTTCATCCCCTGGTTCCCTGTCGCGGCCGGCAAGCTGGCCCAACCGGGCGGCAAACTGGACGAGATGTCCAAGCGGCACGGCTCAACGGTGGCGCAGCTTTCGGTGTCCTGGCTGCTCCATCGCAGTCCGGTGATCCTCCCCATCCCCGGCACTTCCTCGGTCGCGCACCTGGAGGAGAACCTCAAGGCAGCGGATCTCGCCCTATCGGCGGAAGAGATGAAAGAGCTTGAGGACGCGGTGAAGTGACAGGTCCGAACCGGTAGGATCCGCTCTCAGGTCCGGCCGCGAAAGCGGCTGAGCTCGCGGCGGTCCCTCTTGGAAGGCTTGCCGTCGCGCATCGCTTCAAAGTGCGGCATCGACTTCCGCTCTTCGGCCACCTTCTGGCGCAGGGCGCGGCTCTCGTCCGTCTCCCGGTATAGAGTTTGCGCCACGGCGGCCGGACCACGCATCTCACTCAGCAGCAGGACCTCCACCTGGAAGTCGCCGCTGTCGTTGGTGATCTGGAGCATGTCGCCCACCTTCACGTCGCGAGCGGCCTTGGACGTCTGCCCGTTGGAGAGAATCCGGCCAAGCTCGCAAGCCTTCGAAGCCAGGGCACGCGTCTTGAAGAAGCGGGCAGCCCACAGCCATTTGTCCATCCTGACGCCGGTCATGCCTCCATTTTCGTATGAAGCGCAGGCGGAAGGAGACTATCAACAGAACCGGGTTCAATCCTCGCGCAGAACGCTCAGCGGATCGACGCCCAGCGCCCGGCGGATGGGAGTCACGGTCGCGGCGATCATCGCCAGGCCCAACACGCCCGCCACTCCCGCGAGGACCGTTGGATCCCCGGGGTGGACGTCATACAGAAAGCCCTGAAGCACCCGGCCGGCCGCAGCGGCACCCAACGCGCCTAAGAGCAAGCCGGCCACGGCCAAGGTGCCGGCTTCCCGAAGTACCAAGATCGCCACTGAGCCCGGCCCGGCGCCCAGCGCCATGCGCACTCCGATCTCGGCCGAGCGGCCGGCGACCATCGCGCTCACCGCGCCAAACAAGCCGATGGCGGCCAGGACCAGCGCCAGGACGCTGAACGAACCCAGGAGAAACGCGTTCAGTTTACGGCCCGCGATATTGCGGTCGACGAGTTGATCCATGGTCATCAGATCGGCCGCGGGCTGGCCGGGATCGACCTCCCTCAAGGCCAGGCGAAGCGAGGCGGCCAGCCCGGCCGGATCGTTGGCTGTCCGGACCACCAGCACGTTGAGACGGGAGGTCGCATTCTTCTGCGTCGCCTCGTCCATCTGATCATTGAGGGCGTAAATCGTCTCCTCCGGGGGCCGGTCCGCCCGCAAATGCCGGACGTCGCTCACCACGCCAACCACCGTGAACCAGTCGTTGCGTCCAGTCTCATCCAGGCGGATCCGGCGGCCCACGGCCCCACCCTGGGGCCAATACCGGCGCGAGACGGATTCACTGACAACCGCCACTCTCTCCGTCCCAGCCCGGTCGCCATCCGTAAAGTAGCGCCCCGCGCGCAGTGGGATGCCCATCGCACGGAGATAGTCGCCGCTGACTTTGCCGAGGCCGCAGTGCAGGCGGGGCTGCGCGGCGCGTCCTTCGATGTCGAAATCGGTGCCGGACGACAAAGTGCCCAGCGGAATCGCATCGACAGTCCCAACGGCCGTAATACCGGGCAACTGCGCTGCCTTGGCGAGGAGATCGCGCCGAAAGGCGAGGATCCCTGCGGCCGAGCCGTATTTCTGCTTCGGCAGCGTAACGCGCATGGTGAGCACGTGTTCCCGATCGAACCCGAAGCTCACACTCGAAACGCGCCGGAAACTCTCCGTCAACAGACCGCCGGTAGTCAGAAGCACCAGCGCCAGCCCCATCTCGGCCACAACCAACCCACGTGCCAGGCGGCTGCGCGGTGCAATTGTGCGAGCACTCTGGCGCAGGGCCTGCTCGATGGAAACGCGGCTGGCACGGAACGCAGGGGCGAGTCCGAAGAGCAGGCCGCAACCCAGGGAGCAGGCGGCGGAGAAGGCCAGGACCGCTGGATTCAGCCGCACTTCCGCCATGTGCGGCATGGAACGCGGCAGCAGGGCTTGCAGCAGAGGTAGGCAGACCCCGGCCACAATCAGGCCGGCCGCGCCGCCGAGCAGCCCGAGTAACGCCGATTCCGTCAGGACCTGACGCAACAGGCGGCCGCCGGAAACGCCCAACGCCTGCCGGATCGCAAATTCCCGGCGGCGCGCTGCTCCGCGCACCAGCAGCAGGTTTGCCACATTGGCACAGGCGATGAGCAGCACAAGGCACGCTCCGGCCATCAGCAACGCGAGGGCAGGCCGGACTTCGCGAGCCTGGCGGGTTTCGGAAAGAGGCGTGATCCAGGCGCCGTAACCGGAATTCTCCGGCGGGTAGGCGGCCGCCAACCGGGACACGATGGCTTCCATCTCAGCCTGGGCCTGACCGAGCGACACGCCGGGCCGCCTCCTTCCGACCACGCCCAGTGAATGACTCCCGCGCTGCGTGCGCTGTTCCGGCGTCAGATTCAATGAAAGCCAGAGGGGCGGCTGATAGGCAACGGGCCAACCGGGCGGAAACGCGAAGCCTTCCGGCATGACGCCCACGATCGTAAAAGCTTCCCCATCAACGGAGATGGAGCGGCCGAGCACGCCAGGGTTCCCGTCGAAATGCGTCCGCCAGTACCCGTGGCTGAGCACTGCGGAGCGGCCCCCTTCCGCGCGATCATCCATTTCAGCGAGGCCGCGTCCCAGGGCAGGGGCAACCCCTAGTAACGGGAATAGATTTGCGGAAACCCGCGCCAGGCTGACCTCTTCCGGTTCCCCGCCGCCGGTCAGGCTGGCCAGGTGCTGGATGCGGTAGGCGCCCAGGCCGGTGAATGCCTGATTGGCTGAACTCCAGTCAGCGAAGTTCGCCCAGGTCGTACCGCCGGTCTGCCAACCGTTCTGCAGGTTCTTCACGCTGGCATCAACCAGCGAGGAGGGATCCGCATAGCGCATCGGCGCAAGCCAGGCCGAGTAGAGCACGCTGAAGACGCTGGTGTTCACTCCGATCCCCAAGGCCATGGTCAGCAGCACCACGGTGGAGAAGCCGGGATTGGACCGAAGCGACCGTGCGGCGTGGCGGAGGTCGTGCCACAGGGATTCGACAAACGGGATGCCGTGCTGATCCTGATAAGCCTCTTTGATCTGCTGCTGGCCACCCAAAGCCAGGCGGGCAGCCCGCGCCGCCTCGGCTGGAGTCATGCCCTGCGCCGCATGCTCATCGGTGAGCATCGCCAGATGGGCAGAGAGTTCTTCGTCCAGATCGGTGTGTTCCGCACGCGAGCCAAGCGCACCGCGCAGGCGCTGCCACCACTCGCGCCAGACAATCATGCACCCGCCTCCAGCACGCGCTGCATCATGGCCACGGTCCGCTGCCACTCGCGCTCCTCGTGCTCGAGGTGTTTCTCGCCTGCCTCTGTCAGCGAGTAGAATTTCGCGCGCCTATTGTTCTCGCTGGTGGCCTAACGGCTGTCGATCCAGCCCCTCTGCTCCAACCGGAGCAGGGCCGGGTAGATGGTGCCCTGGTTCAGAAACAACGATCCTTCGGCCGCCTGCTCGATCCGCCGCGCAAGGCCGAAGCCATGCAGCGGACCCATCGATTGCAGGGTCTTCATGACCAGAAGATCCAAGGTGCCGTAGGGCACTTCCGTGCGCGGTGCATCCATTCCAAGCTCCTGTTGCCTGTTCGTGTTGTCTGTCAACAGAAGAATATCCCCGATTCGAATTCCTGGCAAGCCCCCAGTGCAAACGGCCGCTTCGCCCGGCTGTAACGCCGAATCAATACTCGCGTGGTATTCTTTCGCCCATGCGCCGTCGCACCTTCCTATCCGCACTGAGTTTCGCGCTGGCCGACGCACTGCCAGGCCAGGAGACGCCGAAGTTTGCGTCGAACCCTTTTCAACTGGGTGTAGCCTCGGGCGATCCCGCTCCTGACGGCGCTGTACTGTGGACCCGCCTGATGGGCGAGAACCTCAAGGCGCCGGTTCCTGTTCGCTGGGTGGTTGCCTCCGACGACAAATGCACGAAGGTCGTGAAGCAGGGCGTGACCTCGGCTGCGCCAGACCTGGCCCACTCGGTGCATGTCGAGGTGAGCGGCCTTGCTGCGAATCGCCCCTACTGGTATCGCTTCACCGCCGGCAAGGAGGAGTCGCCCATTGGCCGCACGCGCACGGCGCCATCCGCGGCTGCGGGCCTCGACCATCTGCGCTTCGCTTTCGCCTCCTGCCAGCACTATGAGACGGGTCTCTACACCGCCTATGACCACATGGTCCAGGAAGACCTCGACCTCATCGTCTTCCTCGGCGACTACATCTACGAAAACGGTCCGCGCGATGGGCAGGTGCGCCGCCACAACAGTCCGGAGATCATGAGCCTGTCCGACTATCGCAACCGCTACACGCTCTATCGCGGAGACGAGAAACTGCAGCGCGCGCACGCCTACGCGCCCTGGATCGTCACCTGGGACGACCACGAAGTAGACAACGATTATGCCAACGACCACCAGGAGAACGGCATGGACCGCACGACCTTCCTGGAGCGGCGCGCCGCCGCCTATCAGGCCTACTACGAACACATGCCCCTGCGCATCGGCCAGAAGCACCACGGCACCGCATTGCAGCTTTACCGTCGCCTGTCCTACGGCAACCTGGCGCAGTTCCATGTCCTCGACACTCGCCAGTTCCGCGACCCGCAACCCTGCGGCGGCTCAGGCACGCGCCCGGTCTGCGCCGAGTCGCAGGACCCGAAGCGCACAATCCTCGGAGCAGCGCAAACCAAGTGGCTGCTCGACGGACTGGATCAATCCAAGGCGCGCTGGAATGTCCTGGCCAACCAGGTGATCTTCGCGCCGGCGGACTTCAAGGTCGGCCCGGAGATCGGCTTCTCGATGGACAAGTGGAGCGGCTACGAAGCCTCCCGCAACACCGTCATGGATTTCCTGTCGAAGAGGAAGCCGCAGAATCCCGTCGTCATCACAGGCGATGTCCACTCCAATTGGGCTTTCGACCTCAAGCGGAACTGGCAGGATCCCAAGTCTGAAGCGCTGGGCGTCGAGTTTGTAGGCACCTCCATCACGTCCTCCGGCGACGGCATGGACGCCCGTCCGGACACGCCGAAACAGCTCGCCGAGAACCCGCACCTTCGCTTTTTCAACGCGCAGCGAGGCTATGTGAAGTGCACCGTGACGCCGAAGGAATGGCAAACGGAATACCGCGTCATGCCGTTCGTCACCAAACCGGGAGCGCCCATCTCGACCCGTGCGAAGTTTGTAGTCGAGGATGGCAGGAAAGTGCTGCAGCAGGCCTAGAACACAGGGAGCGAGGCGGCCTCGCCCGGGGAGACCGGCCAGGCCGCCCAACGACTACTGCGGCCTGGCCGCGACGGGCGCGAAGTCCAGGAAGCCCGTCACCGCGCGCAGACGCCCTTCCGCAATCGCCGCGAAATCGACGCCGCCGGCAATGGCCGTGTCGCCTTCCGGCTTCAGCTCCCAGGTAAACCGGGCACGATCATTGTGGCCATCGACCTGGCCAGCGCGGTGGAACCTGCAGCCCGCAAACTGCCGCTGGACCCCTTCCACCATGGCGTTGATGCCGTCGTGGCCCTGCGCCTGGACCAGCGGGTCGATATACGTCGCGTCCTCCGTCCAGGTGCGCGCGATGAGCGCCCGGCGCGCTTCGGCATCGGTTTCGTTCCAGATCGCAAAATACCGGTCAATCAGTTCAGTGAGGTGGTTCATGACCGCATTTTGCCGTGGCTCGAGCGGTTCTTCAATTACCTCGCAGGTAATGGAGCCGGGGCCCCGCCGTTCGCTATCTTGGGCACACGGAGCACACAGCCCACGTGGGCGCATTACTCCGCGAATGGCGACAGCGCCGCCGCATGAGCCAGCTCAACCTGGCCTGCGAAGCCGAGATCTCCAGCCGGCACCTGAGCTTCATCGAGACCGGCCGTTCGCAACCCAGCCGCGGCATGATCCTGCAGCTCGCCGATCATCTGCGGATCCCACCCCGGGAGAAGAACACGCTGCTGGCGGCCGGCGGTTTCGCCTCGGTATATCCAGAGAGAAACCTCGACGACCCGGCCCTCGCGGCGGGACTGAAAGCGGTGGAACTCGTGCTGAATGGCCACGAGCCCTATCCGGCCTTGGCCATCGATCGTCATTGGACACTGATGGCCGCGAACCGGGCCGTCGCCCCGCTGCTCGATGGGATCGATCCGTCCCTGCTGCAGCCGCCGGTGAACGTCTTGCGGCTGAGCCTGCACCCGGCAGGTCTCGCGCCGCGGATCGGAAATGCCGCGGAGTGGAAAGCCCACATCCTGCACCGGCTGCTGCAGCAGATCGATGCCACGGCCGACGAAGTCCTGATGGCGCTCTATAAGGAACTGAGCAATTACCCGCTGCCCGCCGGCGCCGTTCGCCGGACGCCCGCGAACGAGCATTATTCCGGCGTGGCCGTGCCGCTGCAGCTCGAAACGTCGAGCGGACTTGTCTCGCTGATCAGCACCACAATGGTCTTCGGCACACCGCTGGACATCACACTTTCTGAACTCGCCATCGAGAGCTTCTTCCCCGCCGATGATGCCTCGGCAGGGATCCTGCGTGCCCTGGCCGGTGCGAAGCCTTAGCGTCTCACCCGCCCCGCGCGCCATCGAATTGCGAAAACGACTCAAGCGCGAAAGAATGAGGCATGCAGATCCGGTCGTCCTCTTTGGTCCAGGCGTTTGCCCGCGCCTCCTCGACACAGCCAGGGAGTATCGCCGGCTGCGCGGACAGGACGAACCCTGGACCTGCCACTCGCTGGCTGACCCTCCTCGCGACCGCCCTCGTCGCGTTCAGCGCTTTCGGCCAGGATCAGAACAAGCCGGACAAGCCGCCAGTGGAAGCGAAGAAGGCGGCACAGGAACCCATCGCCGCGGGCGGCGAGCAACTCTCAGACAAGCAGGTCTCGGCGCTGCCTCTCAACAAGCGTGACTTCAGCCAGTTGCTGCTGCTCGCCGCCGGTACGCAGACCGACACCAACGGCGCCGCGAACTTCACACAACAATTCACCATCAACGGCCAGCGCGGCAGCGCTACGGTCTTCGCGATGGACGGCATCGACACAACCGACCCGGAGATGGGCGGCGCAACGTTCTCCAACTTCAACGTCGACGCGATCCAGGAGATCAAGTCCAGTGCCGGTGTGCTGCCGGCCGAGATCGGTCATGGCGCGGCCGGCTATACCGAGGTCCTCTCCAAGTCGGGCACAAACGACCTGCACGGCAGCGTGTTC encodes the following:
- a CDS encoding ester cyclase, with protein sequence MASNPEILARFIDECWNARNKSIANELLAPDYEHYMPGVEQPTVGPASYQQLVDSFIEGFPDIRFEVEDAFGEGERVCLTWTASGTHKGVFSGLPPTNRSVVIHGVAVARIIDGRIVRIVSMFDNASFTNQLNAPPEKAAESWKATARSAG
- a CDS encoding ankyrin repeat domain-containing protein, producing the protein MPESPRHQLDRALAADDCPGFEALVQEHPELLNAPHCRPVLMAARSLNTAHRLLRLGAELDAVSKWWAGGMGTVQIDPAVGRFLVDQGAQLTVHVAAGLGLVDPLARMLDADASLVDAKGMDNCTPLHFARDVETAQLLLTHGARIDARDQDHSSTPAQWLIGDAPEVSRFLLTQGATPDIFLAAALGDRNLAESLIRSDPDCVAHRIGRLPHFPPLGHGRGGTIYQWTLGFNSYPHQIAWKQGHQALFEYLYEHSGTSIRLIVSCLLGRRGEAEALAAAHPGLVASLAPEEHELVARYCWETNLNIEAVRLMLDVGFPLTHPERSHGYTPLHNAAWAGSAELVDLLLERGHPVDIEDPGYHATPLGFALHDCLVEKRHPEGDFVHVVRALLDAGSPWEALNYPTGDAGIDEVFRSRLLTRIDGAALLGDEAAVMRLLDEKPGSDSLASALAGAAKGGHLDLCRRLLESGAPVDGVAGRDRLTPLMYAAAPSGLPVVSLLLQHGASITAKNRNGSTVLHLAVANNADLETIRLLLDSGAGVHAGTANAFGHTPRKLAEKAGRAELLELLRSCPGRA
- a CDS encoding aldo/keto reductase, which translates into the protein MSQFPKTFRIGGDMEVNRLGFGAMRIVGPGVWGPPADPAEAKRVLKRAVELGVNFIDTADSYGPAVSEPLIGEALAPYPKGLVIATKAGLTRQGPDQWRPVARPEYLQQQVEMSLRFLRTDVIDLWQLHRIDPKVPVEESLAVIVKLQKQGKIRHIGLSEVKVPEIEQARQVAKIVSVQNIYNLGDRRHEDVVQYCQAHEIAFIPWFPVAAGKLAQPGGKLDEMSKRHGSTVAQLSVSWLLHRSPVILPIPGTSSVAHLEENLKAADLALSAEEMKELEDAVK
- a CDS encoding RNA-binding S4 domain-containing protein is translated as MTGVRMDKWLWAARFFKTRALASKACELGRILSNGQTSKAARDVKVGDMLQITNDSGDFQVEVLLLSEMRGPAAVAQTLYRETDESRALRQKVAEERKSMPHFEAMRDGKPSKRDRRELSRFRGRT
- a CDS encoding ABC transporter permease; protein product: MIVWREWWQRLRGALGSRAEHTDLDEELSAHLAMLTDEHAAQGMTPAEAARAARLALGGQQQIKEAYQDQHGIPFVESLWHDLRHAARSLRSNPGFSTVVLLTMALGIGVNTSVFSVLYSAWLAPMRYADPSSLVDASVKNLQNGWQTGGTTWANFADWSSANQAFTGLGAYRIQHLASLTGGGEPEEVSLARVSANLFPLLGVAPALGRGLAEMDDRAEGGRSAVLSHGYWRTHFDGNPGVLGRSISVDGEAFTIVGVMPEGFAFPPGWPVAYQPPLWLSLNLTPEQRTQRGSHSLGVVGRRRPGVSLGQAQAEMEAIVSRLAAAYPPENSGYGAWITPLSETRQAREVRPALALLMAGACLVLLIACANVANLLLVRGAARRREFAIRQALGVSGGRLLRQVLTESALLGLLGGAAGLIVAGVCLPLLQALLPRSMPHMAEVRLNPAVLAFSAACSLGCGLLFGLAPAFRASRVSIEQALRQSARTIAPRSRLARGLVVAEMGLALVLLTTGGLLTESFRRVSSVSFGFDREHVLTMRVTLPKQKYGSAAGILAFRRDLLAKAAQLPGITAVGTVDAIPLGTLSSGTDFDIEGRAAQPRLHCGLGKVSGDYLRAMGIPLRAGRYFTDGDRAGTERVAVVSESVSRRYWPQGGAVGRRIRLDETGRNDWFTVVGVVSDVRHLRADRPPEETIYALNDQMDEATQKNATSRLNVLVVRTANDPAGLAASLRLALREVDPGQPAADLMTMDQLVDRNIAGRKLNAFLLGSFSVLALVLAAIGLFGAVSAMVAGRSAEIGVRMALGAGPGSVAILVLREAGTLAVAGLLLGALGAAAAGRVLQGFLYDVHPGDPTVLAGVAGVLGLAMIAATVTPIRRALGVDPLSVLRED
- a CDS encoding helix-turn-helix transcriptional regulator; this encodes MDAPRTEVPYGTLDLLVMKTLQSMGPLHGFGLARRIEQAAEGSLFLNQGTIYPALLRLEQRGWIDSR
- a CDS encoding alkaline phosphatase D family protein, with amino-acid sequence MRRRTFLSALSFALADALPGQETPKFASNPFQLGVASGDPAPDGAVLWTRLMGENLKAPVPVRWVVASDDKCTKVVKQGVTSAAPDLAHSVHVEVSGLAANRPYWYRFTAGKEESPIGRTRTAPSAAAGLDHLRFAFASCQHYETGLYTAYDHMVQEDLDLIVFLGDYIYENGPRDGQVRRHNSPEIMSLSDYRNRYTLYRGDEKLQRAHAYAPWIVTWDDHEVDNDYANDHQENGMDRTTFLERRAAAYQAYYEHMPLRIGQKHHGTALQLYRRLSYGNLAQFHVLDTRQFRDPQPCGGSGTRPVCAESQDPKRTILGAAQTKWLLDGLDQSKARWNVLANQVIFAPADFKVGPEIGFSMDKWSGYEASRNTVMDFLSKRKPQNPVVITGDVHSNWAFDLKRNWQDPKSEALGVEFVGTSITSSGDGMDARPDTPKQLAENPHLRFFNAQRGYVKCTVTPKEWQTEYRVMPFVTKPGAPISTRAKFVVEDGRKVLQQA
- a CDS encoding nuclear transport factor 2 family protein, with product MNHLTELIDRYFAIWNETDAEARRALIARTWTEDATYIDPLVQAQGHDGINAMVEGVQRQFAGCRFHRAGQVDGHNDRARFTWELKPEGDTAIAGGVDFAAIAEGRLRAVTGFLDFAPVAARPQ
- a CDS encoding helix-turn-helix domain-containing protein, which codes for MGALLREWRQRRRMSQLNLACEAEISSRHLSFIETGRSQPSRGMILQLADHLRIPPREKNTLLAAGGFASVYPERNLDDPALAAGLKAVELVLNGHEPYPALAIDRHWTLMAANRAVAPLLDGIDPSLLQPPVNVLRLSLHPAGLAPRIGNAAEWKAHILHRLLQQIDATADEVLMALYKELSNYPLPAGAVRRTPANEHYSGVAVPLQLETSSGLVSLISTTMVFGTPLDITLSELAIESFFPADDASAGILRALAGAKP